The following are encoded in a window of Cucurbita pepo subsp. pepo cultivar mu-cu-16 chromosome LG12, ASM280686v2, whole genome shotgun sequence genomic DNA:
- the LOC111806696 gene encoding RWD domain-containing protein 1-like isoform X2, giving the protein MTDYAQEQEMEIDALEAILRDEFKGTRSLFSTCSTFGAWRMRQMNQQLCQLGLIFSHTEKYPDEPPLLNVKSIRGIPVEDLKILREKLQQEASENLGMAMVYTLVTSSKEWLSERFGQESSLEIAEAEERAKEDIIVPHGEPVTLDTFLAWRERFEAEMALERAKIMPESALTAPKEKKLTGRQWFESGRASTKGAAPVTEGSDEEDDEDIDFDEDDFEDDEEDMLEHFLAEKSESSAHSSRRP; this is encoded by the exons ACTATGCACAGGAGCAGGAGATGGAAATTGACGCATTGGAAGCTATACTTAGGGATGAGTTCAAAG GTACGAGGTCTCTTTTTTCCACCTGTTCTACTTTTGGTGCATG GAGGATGAGACAGATGAATCAACAACTATGCCAG CTGGGTTTGATTTTCTCGCATACAGAGAAATATCCTGATGAACCTCCACTTTTGAATGTGAAAAG TATTAGAGGAATCCCGGTAGAAGATCTAAAGATTTTGAGAGAAAAGCTTCAGCAAGAg GCATCTGAAAATCTTGGTATGGCTATGGTCTACACACTTGTGACATCATCTAAAGAGTGGCTATCTGAGCGATTTGGTCAAGAAAGTAGCCTCGAGATTGCTGAAGCAGAAGAAAGGGCGAAAGAAGAT ATCATTGTACCACATGGAGAGCCTGTCACCCTTGACACGTTTTTAGCATGGAGGGAAAGATTTGAAGCAGAGATGGCGCTGGAACGAGCCAA AATAATGCCGGAATCAGCTCTTACTGCACCgaaggaaaagaaacttaCTGGCAGGCAGTGGTTTGAGAGTGGAAGAGCTTCTACG AAAGGTGCAGCCCCAGTTACTGAAGGATCCgacgaagaagatgatgaagatatCGACTTTGACGAGGATGATTTCGAAG ATGATGAGGAAGACATGCTCGAGCACTTTCTTGCTGAGAAATCAGAGTCATCCGCTCACTCATCCAGAAGGCCTTAG
- the LOC111806695 gene encoding ubiquitin carboxyl-terminal hydrolase 6-like — protein sequence MIKVSVKWQKELFQDVEIDTSLPPYVFKGQLFELTGVPPERQKIMVKGGILKDDADWSTVGVKKGQKLMMMGTADEIVKAPEKGPVFIEDLPEEEQVIAVGHSAGLFNLGNTCYMNSTLQCLHSVPELKSSLIKYSNAGRSDVDQTSHMLTVATRDLFSELDKSVKAVAPMQFWMVLRKKYPQFGQLQNSTFMQQDAEECWTQLLYTLSQSLRSAGSSENPDAVKDLFGIDLVSRVHCQESGEESSEAESVYSLKCHISHEVNHLAEGLKHGLKSEIDKVSPSLGRSAIFLKESRINSLPRYLTIQFVRFFWKRESNQKAKILRKVDYPLELDVFDLCSDDLRKQLEAPRLLLRNEEGKKLGLKPKEKSSDSADKDVKMSDAEGTSTGNDAQSSVTPQEDAPSSDKETQMTGIYDLVAVLTHKGRSADSGHYVAWVKQESGKWIEYDDDNPIVQRDEDILKLSGGGDWHMAYICMYKARVVPM from the exons ATGATTAAAG TGAGCGTTAAGTGGCAAAAAGAGCTGTTCCAAGATGTGGAAATCGACACCAGTCTGCCCCCATATGTTTTCAAGGGCCAGTTGTTTGAACTCACCGGAGTACCTCCTGAAAGGCAGAAGATTATGGTTAAGGGTGGTATACTAAAG GACGATGCAGATTGGTCAACTGTAGGAGTAAAAAAG GGTCAAAAATTAATGATGATGGGCACAGCAGACGAGATTGTTAAAGCCCCAGAGAAGGGCCCTGTCTTTATAGAAGATCTTCCTGAAGAGGAACAAGTTATTGCAGTG GGCCACAGTGCTGGTTTGTTTAATTTGGGAAACACATGTTACATGAATTCAACTTTACAGTGTTTGCATTCTGTTCCTGAGCTTAAGTCATCTTTGATTAA GTACTCTAATGCTGGGCGTAGTGATGTGGATCAAACTTCACACATGTTAACTGTTGCTACCCGGGATTTATTCAGCGAGCTTGATAAAAGTGTCAAGGCAGTGGCACCTATGCAGTTCTGGATG GTGCTGCGGAAAAAATATCCTCAATTTGGCCAGCTGCAGAATAGTACATTCATGCAACAA GACGCTGAAGAATGTTGGACACAACTTCTATACACTCTATCTCAGTCCCTTAGGTCAGCAGGTTCCAG TGAAAACCCCGATGCTGTAAAGGACCTATTTGGCATTGATCTTGTTAGCAG AGTACATTGTCAAGAAAGTGGAGAGGAAAGTTCGGAAGCAGAATCAGTTTATTCACTTAAATGTCATATTTCACATGAAGTGAACCATTTGGCTGAAGGATTAAAGCAT GGTTTAAAATCAGAAATAGATAAAGTGTCTCCTTCGCTGGGGCGCAGTGCAATTTTCTTGAAGGAATCTCGTATAAATAGCCTCCCAAG GTACTTGACAATTCAATTTGTCCGCTTTTTCTGGAAGAGAGAGTCGAATCAGAAAGCCAAGATTTTGAGG AAAGTGGATTATCCTTTGGAATTGGATGTGTTCGATTTGTGTTCGGATGATCTTCGCAAACAATTGGAAGCTCCTCGACTG CTTTTAAGGAACGAGGAAGGCAAAAAACTCGGTCTGAAACCAAAAGAGAAGAGTTCGGATTCAGCGGACAAGGATGTAAAGATGTCTGATGCAGAA GGAACATCTACTGGGAATGATGCACAATCAAGTGTGACACCTCAAGAAG ATGCCCCTTCTTCTGACAAGGAAACACAAATGACTGGAATTTATGATTTGGTAGCTGTGTTGACCCACAAGGGAAGAAGTGCAGATTCAGGACACTATGTTGCCTGGGTCAAGCAAGAAAGCG GGAAGTGGATtgaatatgatgatgataaccCCATTGTACAGAGAGACGAAGACATCTTAAAGCTATCTGGTGGAG GTGACTGGCATATGGCATATATTTGCATGTACAAGGCTCGTGTTGTCCCTATGTGA
- the LOC111806696 gene encoding RWD domain-containing protein 1-like isoform X3: MLSDNTISTGTRSLFSTCSTFGAWRMRQMNQQLCQLGLIFSHTEKYPDEPPLLNVKSIRGIPVEDLKILREKLQQEASENLGMAMVYTLVTSSKEWLSERFGQESSLEIAEAEERAKEDIIVPHGEPVTLDTFLAWRERFEAEMALERAKIMPESALTAPKEKKLTGRQWFESGRASTKGAAPVTEGSDEEDDEDIDFDEDDFEDDEEDMLEHFLAEKSESSAHSSRRP; this comes from the exons ATGCTTTCTGATAACACTATCTCCACAGGTACGAGGTCTCTTTTTTCCACCTGTTCTACTTTTGGTGCATG GAGGATGAGACAGATGAATCAACAACTATGCCAG CTGGGTTTGATTTTCTCGCATACAGAGAAATATCCTGATGAACCTCCACTTTTGAATGTGAAAAG TATTAGAGGAATCCCGGTAGAAGATCTAAAGATTTTGAGAGAAAAGCTTCAGCAAGAg GCATCTGAAAATCTTGGTATGGCTATGGTCTACACACTTGTGACATCATCTAAAGAGTGGCTATCTGAGCGATTTGGTCAAGAAAGTAGCCTCGAGATTGCTGAAGCAGAAGAAAGGGCGAAAGAAGAT ATCATTGTACCACATGGAGAGCCTGTCACCCTTGACACGTTTTTAGCATGGAGGGAAAGATTTGAAGCAGAGATGGCGCTGGAACGAGCCAA AATAATGCCGGAATCAGCTCTTACTGCACCgaaggaaaagaaacttaCTGGCAGGCAGTGGTTTGAGAGTGGAAGAGCTTCTACG AAAGGTGCAGCCCCAGTTACTGAAGGATCCgacgaagaagatgatgaagatatCGACTTTGACGAGGATGATTTCGAAG ATGATGAGGAAGACATGCTCGAGCACTTTCTTGCTGAGAAATCAGAGTCATCCGCTCACTCATCCAGAAGGCCTTAG
- the LOC111806696 gene encoding RWD domain-containing protein 1-like isoform X4: protein MRQMNQQLCQLGLIFSHTEKYPDEPPLLNVKSIRGIPVEDLKILREKLQQEASENLGMAMVYTLVTSSKEWLSERFGQESSLEIAEAEERAKEDIIVPHGEPVTLDTFLAWRERFEAEMALERAKIMPESALTAPKEKKLTGRQWFESGRASTKGAAPVTEGSDEEDDEDIDFDEDDFEDDEEDMLEHFLAEKSESSAHSSRRP, encoded by the exons ATGAGACAGATGAATCAACAACTATGCCAG CTGGGTTTGATTTTCTCGCATACAGAGAAATATCCTGATGAACCTCCACTTTTGAATGTGAAAAG TATTAGAGGAATCCCGGTAGAAGATCTAAAGATTTTGAGAGAAAAGCTTCAGCAAGAg GCATCTGAAAATCTTGGTATGGCTATGGTCTACACACTTGTGACATCATCTAAAGAGTGGCTATCTGAGCGATTTGGTCAAGAAAGTAGCCTCGAGATTGCTGAAGCAGAAGAAAGGGCGAAAGAAGAT ATCATTGTACCACATGGAGAGCCTGTCACCCTTGACACGTTTTTAGCATGGAGGGAAAGATTTGAAGCAGAGATGGCGCTGGAACGAGCCAA AATAATGCCGGAATCAGCTCTTACTGCACCgaaggaaaagaaacttaCTGGCAGGCAGTGGTTTGAGAGTGGAAGAGCTTCTACG AAAGGTGCAGCCCCAGTTACTGAAGGATCCgacgaagaagatgatgaagatatCGACTTTGACGAGGATGATTTCGAAG ATGATGAGGAAGACATGCTCGAGCACTTTCTTGCTGAGAAATCAGAGTCATCCGCTCACTCATCCAGAAGGCCTTAG
- the LOC111806845 gene encoding serine/threonine protein phosphatase 2A 55 kDa regulatory subunit B beta isoform-like isoform X1: MNGGNEVIAAPAAPPQPLDWKFSQVFGERTAGEEVQEVDIISAIEFDKSGDHLATGDRGGRVVLFERTDTKDHGTSRRDLERMDNAISRHPEFRYKTEFQSHEPEFDYLKSLEIEEKINKIRWCQPANGALFLLSTNDKTIKYWKVQEKKVKKVSTMNVDPSKPVGNGSNASSSNSSSSGPYLANGGSPDRYPSNDPSFPARGIQSLRLPVVTTHETNLVARCRRVYGHAHDYHINSISNNSDGETFISADDLRINLWNLEISSQSFNIVDVKPANMEDLTEVITSAEFHPTHCNMLAYSSSKGSIRLIDLRQSALCDSHAKLFEEQEAPGSRSFFTEIIASISDIKFGKEGRYILSRDYMTLKLWDINMDSGPVAAFQVHEYLRPKLCDLYENDSIFDKFECCLSGDGLRLATGSYSNLFRVFGCVSGSTEATTLEASKNPMRRQVQTPSRPARSLSSSITRVVRRAGSESPGVDANGNSFDFTTKLLHLAWHPTENSIACAAANSLYMYYA; this comes from the exons ATGAATGGTGGTAATGAGGTCATTGCAGCTCCGGCCGCCCCGCCACAGCCGCTGGACTGGAAATTCTCTCAGGTCTTTGGGGAGCGTACAGCCGGTGAAGAAGTTCAGGAAG TCGATATCATTTCAGCaattgaatttgataaaaGTGGGGATCATCTTGCTACTGGTGACCGTGGTGGCCGGGTGGTACTCTTTGAGAGGACAGATACCAAAGAT CATGGAACATCGAGAAGGGATTTAGAGAGGATGGATAATGCAATTAGTAGGCATCCCGAGTTTCGTTATAAGACAGAATTTCAGAGTCATGAGCCTGAG TTTGACTACCTGAAGAGTTTGGAAATTGaggaaaaaattaacaaaatcagATGGTGCCAGCCAGCTAATGGTGCCTTATTTCTCTTATCTACTAATGATAAAACAATCAAGTACTGGAAG GTGCAAGAAAAGAAGGTAAAAAAGGTTTCCACCATGAATGTGGATCCTTCTAAACCTGTTGGAAATGGAAGCAATGCTAGCTCGAGCAACTCAAGTAGCTCTGGACCATATCTTGCAAATGGAGGATCCCCAGACCGATATCCGAGTAATGACCCTTCATTTCCAGCAAGGGGCATACAATCTCTGCGCTTACCAGTG GTAACTACCCATGAGACTAACCTGGTTGCAAGATGTCGAAGAGTGTACGGCCATGCTCATGATTATCACATCAACTCCATCTCCAATAATAG TGATGGAGAAACTTTTATATCAGCTGATGATCTGCGGATAAATCTTTGGAACTTGGAAATTAGCAGTCAAAGTTTCAATATTGTTGATGTCAAGCCTGCCAACATGGAGGATCTTACTG AGGTGATAACGTCTGCAGAGTTTCATCCTACTCATTGCAATATGTTAGCATACAGCAGTTCAAAAGGATCCATCCGCCTTATTGATTTGCGGCAGTCGGCATTATGTGATTCTCATGCCAAATT ATTTGAGGAGCAGGAAGCACCTGGTTCTAGATCCTTTTTCACTGAGATTATTGCTTCAATCTCTGATATTAAGTTTGGAAAGGAAGGAAGATACATTCTTAGTCGTGATTACATGACTCTCaag TTGTGGGATATTAATATGGATTCTGGTCCAGTTGCAGCATTTCAGGTTCATGAATATTTAAGACCTAAG CTCTGTGACCTTTATGAAAATGATTCAATCTTCGATAAGTTCGAGTGTTGTTTGAGTGGAGATGGATTGCGATTAGCTACAGGCTCTTACAG taATTTATTCCGCGTGTTCGGCTGTGTATCGGGAAGTACAGAGGCTACAACTTTAGAAGCTAGCAAAAATCCAATGAG GCGTCAAGTTCAGACCCCTTCAAGGCCTGCCAGATCTCTAAGCAGTAGTATAACACGAGTTGTAAGACGAG CAGGATCAGAGAGCCCTGGGGTTGATGCAAATGGAAACTCATTTGATTTCACAACAAAGTTACTGCATTTAGCTTGGCACCCAACTGAGAACTCAATCGCCTGCGCTGCTGCTAACAGCTTGTACATGTACTATGCGTAA
- the LOC111806845 gene encoding serine/threonine protein phosphatase 2A 55 kDa regulatory subunit B beta isoform-like isoform X2, with the protein MNGGNEVIAAPAAPPQPLDWKFSQVFGERTAGEEVQEVDIISAIEFDKSGDHLATGDRGGRVVLFERTDTKDHGTSRRDLERMDNAISRHPEFRYKTEFQSHEPEFDYLKSLEIEEKINKIRWCQPANGALFLLSTNDKTIKYWKVQEKKVKKVSTMNVDPSKPVGNGSNASSSNSSSSGPYLANGGSPDRYPSNDPSFPARGIQSLRLPVVTTHETNLVARCRRVYGHAHDYHINSISNNSDGETFISADDLRINLWNLEISSQSFNIVDVKPANMEDLTEVITSAEFHPTHCNMLAYSSSKGSIRLIDLRQSALCDSHAKLFEEQEAPGSRSFFTEIIASISDIKFGKEGRYILSRDYMTLKLWDINMDSGPVAAFQVHEYLRPKLCDLYENDSIFDKFECCLSGDGLRLATGSYSNLFRVFGCVSGSTEATTLEASKNPMRRQVQTPSRPARSLSSSITRVVRRGSESPGVDANGNSFDFTTKLLHLAWHPTENSIACAAANSLYMYYA; encoded by the exons ATGAATGGTGGTAATGAGGTCATTGCAGCTCCGGCCGCCCCGCCACAGCCGCTGGACTGGAAATTCTCTCAGGTCTTTGGGGAGCGTACAGCCGGTGAAGAAGTTCAGGAAG TCGATATCATTTCAGCaattgaatttgataaaaGTGGGGATCATCTTGCTACTGGTGACCGTGGTGGCCGGGTGGTACTCTTTGAGAGGACAGATACCAAAGAT CATGGAACATCGAGAAGGGATTTAGAGAGGATGGATAATGCAATTAGTAGGCATCCCGAGTTTCGTTATAAGACAGAATTTCAGAGTCATGAGCCTGAG TTTGACTACCTGAAGAGTTTGGAAATTGaggaaaaaattaacaaaatcagATGGTGCCAGCCAGCTAATGGTGCCTTATTTCTCTTATCTACTAATGATAAAACAATCAAGTACTGGAAG GTGCAAGAAAAGAAGGTAAAAAAGGTTTCCACCATGAATGTGGATCCTTCTAAACCTGTTGGAAATGGAAGCAATGCTAGCTCGAGCAACTCAAGTAGCTCTGGACCATATCTTGCAAATGGAGGATCCCCAGACCGATATCCGAGTAATGACCCTTCATTTCCAGCAAGGGGCATACAATCTCTGCGCTTACCAGTG GTAACTACCCATGAGACTAACCTGGTTGCAAGATGTCGAAGAGTGTACGGCCATGCTCATGATTATCACATCAACTCCATCTCCAATAATAG TGATGGAGAAACTTTTATATCAGCTGATGATCTGCGGATAAATCTTTGGAACTTGGAAATTAGCAGTCAAAGTTTCAATATTGTTGATGTCAAGCCTGCCAACATGGAGGATCTTACTG AGGTGATAACGTCTGCAGAGTTTCATCCTACTCATTGCAATATGTTAGCATACAGCAGTTCAAAAGGATCCATCCGCCTTATTGATTTGCGGCAGTCGGCATTATGTGATTCTCATGCCAAATT ATTTGAGGAGCAGGAAGCACCTGGTTCTAGATCCTTTTTCACTGAGATTATTGCTTCAATCTCTGATATTAAGTTTGGAAAGGAAGGAAGATACATTCTTAGTCGTGATTACATGACTCTCaag TTGTGGGATATTAATATGGATTCTGGTCCAGTTGCAGCATTTCAGGTTCATGAATATTTAAGACCTAAG CTCTGTGACCTTTATGAAAATGATTCAATCTTCGATAAGTTCGAGTGTTGTTTGAGTGGAGATGGATTGCGATTAGCTACAGGCTCTTACAG taATTTATTCCGCGTGTTCGGCTGTGTATCGGGAAGTACAGAGGCTACAACTTTAGAAGCTAGCAAAAATCCAATGAG GCGTCAAGTTCAGACCCCTTCAAGGCCTGCCAGATCTCTAAGCAGTAGTATAACACGAGTTGTAAGACGAG GATCAGAGAGCCCTGGGGTTGATGCAAATGGAAACTCATTTGATTTCACAACAAAGTTACTGCATTTAGCTTGGCACCCAACTGAGAACTCAATCGCCTGCGCTGCTGCTAACAGCTTGTACATGTACTATGCGTAA
- the LOC111806696 gene encoding RWD domain-containing protein 1-like isoform X1, with protein sequence MTDYAQEQEMEIDALEAILRDEFKEIHSSESGLNTYGRCFLITLSPQEDETDESTTMPVQLGLIFSHTEKYPDEPPLLNVKSIRGIPVEDLKILREKLQQEASENLGMAMVYTLVTSSKEWLSERFGQESSLEIAEAEERAKEDIIVPHGEPVTLDTFLAWRERFEAEMALERAKIMPESALTAPKEKKLTGRQWFESGRASTKGAAPVTEGSDEEDDEDIDFDEDDFEDDEEDMLEHFLAEKSESSAHSSRRP encoded by the exons ACTATGCACAGGAGCAGGAGATGGAAATTGACGCATTGGAAGCTATACTTAGGGATGAGTTCAAAG AAATTCACTCAAGTGAGAGTGGCCTTAACACTTATGGTAGATGCTTTCTGATAACACTATCTCCACAG GAGGATGAGACAGATGAATCAACAACTATGCCAG TTCAGCTGGGTTTGATTTTCTCGCATACAGAGAAATATCCTGATGAACCTCCACTTTTGAATGTGAAAAG TATTAGAGGAATCCCGGTAGAAGATCTAAAGATTTTGAGAGAAAAGCTTCAGCAAGAg GCATCTGAAAATCTTGGTATGGCTATGGTCTACACACTTGTGACATCATCTAAAGAGTGGCTATCTGAGCGATTTGGTCAAGAAAGTAGCCTCGAGATTGCTGAAGCAGAAGAAAGGGCGAAAGAAGAT ATCATTGTACCACATGGAGAGCCTGTCACCCTTGACACGTTTTTAGCATGGAGGGAAAGATTTGAAGCAGAGATGGCGCTGGAACGAGCCAA AATAATGCCGGAATCAGCTCTTACTGCACCgaaggaaaagaaacttaCTGGCAGGCAGTGGTTTGAGAGTGGAAGAGCTTCTACG AAAGGTGCAGCCCCAGTTACTGAAGGATCCgacgaagaagatgatgaagatatCGACTTTGACGAGGATGATTTCGAAG ATGATGAGGAAGACATGCTCGAGCACTTTCTTGCTGAGAAATCAGAGTCATCCGCTCACTCATCCAGAAGGCCTTAG